In Bos indicus isolate NIAB-ARS_2022 breed Sahiwal x Tharparkar chromosome 19, NIAB-ARS_B.indTharparkar_mat_pri_1.0, whole genome shotgun sequence, the following proteins share a genomic window:
- the ZPBP2 gene encoding zona pellucida-binding protein 2 isoform X2, whose protein sequence is MRAWVLLSAVLWYLTGVGWQRNSERTEKGFIYGKPGHPVKVYVKLHHNSPVLVCMDFKRAEKETVDPTYLWVGPNEKQLSGSNRINITNTGKLTVKDFLEPLSGLYTCSFSYKTIKAETQEEKIVKQRYDFMIFAYREPDYSYQMAVRFTTKSCVGKYNDLLFRVLKKILDNLIFDLSCHIIEPSYKCHFVKVPKHGLIHELFIAFQVNPFAPGWKGTCNESTDCEDTTNHNILQARNRIEEFFRSQAYIFNHDLNKTLPAMHFVDHSFQIWFVVLGLLVLMLMLHVRPAFPSKSTELNHASKFQHED, encoded by the exons ATGCGAGCGTGGGTCCTACTCTCCGCGGTGCTCTGGTACCTCACAGGAG TTGGATGGCAGCGTAATTCCGAACGCACTGAGAAAGGCTTCATTTATGGCAAGCCGGGACACCCAG TGAAAGTATATGTAAAATTACATCACAACAGCCCAGTCCTTGTCTGTATGGACTTTAAACGTGCCGAAAAAGAAACAGTGGACCCCACATATTTATGGGTTGGGCCTAATGAAAAGCAATTATCAG GAAGTAATAGAATAAATATAACTAATACAGGAAAGCTGACGGTGAAAGACTTTCTGGAGCCTTTGTCTGGACTTTATACATGCAGTTTTTCTTATAAGACTATCAAAGCAGAAACCCAAGAAGAAAAGATAGTAAAGCAGAGATATGACTTTATGATCTTTG cctatcGGGAACCTGACTATTCATATCAGATGGCTGTACGTTTTACCACAAAATCTTGTGTAGGAAAATATAATGATCTGCTTTTTCGAGTCCTGAAGAAAATCTTGGATAATTTAATCTTTGATTTGTCATGCCATATCATAGAACCATCATATAAATGCCATTTTGTTAAAGTTCCAAAACATGGCCTCATTCATGAGCTATTTATAGCCTTTCAag TTAATCCTTTTGCACCAGGGTGGAAAGGTACATGCAATGAGTCTACTGACTGTGAAGATACCACTAATCATAATATCCTCCAG GCAAGAAATCGAATAGAAGAATTTTTCCGGAGCCAAGCATATATTTTCAACCATGATCTAAATAAAACTCTACCAGCCATGCATTTTGTGGATCACAGTTTTCAAATA TGGTTTGTAGTCCTGGGACTTTTAGTCCTGATGTTGATGTTACATGTCAGACCTGCATTTCCGTCCAAATCTACGGAGCTAAATCATGCCAGTAAATTTCAACATGAAGACTAG
- the ZPBP2 gene encoding zona pellucida-binding protein 2 isoform X3, which translates to MDFKRAEKETVDPTYLWVGPNEKQLSGSNRINITNTGKLTVKDFLEPLSGLYTCSFSYKTIKAETQEEKIVKQRYDFMIFAYREPDYSYQMAVRFTTKSCVGKYNDLLFRVLKKILDNLIFDLSCHIIEPSYKCHFVKVPKHGLIHELFIAFQVNPFAPGWKGTCNESTDCEDTTNHNILQARNRIEEFFRSQAYIFNHDLNKTLPAMHFVDHSFQIVRMDSCRPGFGKNEGLHSNCATCCVVCSPGTFSPDVDVTCQTCISVQIYGAKSCQ; encoded by the exons ATGGACTTTAAACGTGCCGAAAAAGAAACAGTGGACCCCACATATTTATGGGTTGGGCCTAATGAAAAGCAATTATCAG GAAGTAATAGAATAAATATAACTAATACAGGAAAGCTGACGGTGAAAGACTTTCTGGAGCCTTTGTCTGGACTTTATACATGCAGTTTTTCTTATAAGACTATCAAAGCAGAAACCCAAGAAGAAAAGATAGTAAAGCAGAGATATGACTTTATGATCTTTG cctatcGGGAACCTGACTATTCATATCAGATGGCTGTACGTTTTACCACAAAATCTTGTGTAGGAAAATATAATGATCTGCTTTTTCGAGTCCTGAAGAAAATCTTGGATAATTTAATCTTTGATTTGTCATGCCATATCATAGAACCATCATATAAATGCCATTTTGTTAAAGTTCCAAAACATGGCCTCATTCATGAGCTATTTATAGCCTTTCAag TTAATCCTTTTGCACCAGGGTGGAAAGGTACATGCAATGAGTCTACTGACTGTGAAGATACCACTAATCATAATATCCTCCAG GCAAGAAATCGAATAGAAGAATTTTTCCGGAGCCAAGCATATATTTTCAACCATGATCTAAATAAAACTCTACCAGCCATGCATTTTGTGGATCACAGTTTTCAAATAGTACGTATGGATAGCTGTCGTCCAGGCTTTGGAAAAAATGAAGGTCTACACAGCAATTGCGCTACCTGTTGtg TGGTTTGTAGTCCTGGGACTTTTAGTCCTGATGTTGATGTTACATGTCAGACCTGCATTTCCGTCCAAATCTACGGAGCTAAATCATGCCAGTAA
- the ZPBP2 gene encoding zona pellucida-binding protein 2 isoform X1 — MRAWVLLSAVLWYLTGVGWQRNSERTEKGFIYGKPGHPVKVYVKLHHNSPVLVCMDFKRAEKETVDPTYLWVGPNEKQLSGSNRINITNTGKLTVKDFLEPLSGLYTCSFSYKTIKAETQEEKIVKQRYDFMIFAYREPDYSYQMAVRFTTKSCVGKYNDLLFRVLKKILDNLIFDLSCHIIEPSYKCHFVKVPKHGLIHELFIAFQVNPFAPGWKGTCNESTDCEDTTNHNILQARNRIEEFFRSQAYIFNHDLNKTLPAMHFVDHSFQIVRMDSCRPGFGKNEGLHSNCATCCVVCSPGTFSPDVDVTCQTCISVQIYGAKSCQ, encoded by the exons ATGCGAGCGTGGGTCCTACTCTCCGCGGTGCTCTGGTACCTCACAGGAG TTGGATGGCAGCGTAATTCCGAACGCACTGAGAAAGGCTTCATTTATGGCAAGCCGGGACACCCAG TGAAAGTATATGTAAAATTACATCACAACAGCCCAGTCCTTGTCTGTATGGACTTTAAACGTGCCGAAAAAGAAACAGTGGACCCCACATATTTATGGGTTGGGCCTAATGAAAAGCAATTATCAG GAAGTAATAGAATAAATATAACTAATACAGGAAAGCTGACGGTGAAAGACTTTCTGGAGCCTTTGTCTGGACTTTATACATGCAGTTTTTCTTATAAGACTATCAAAGCAGAAACCCAAGAAGAAAAGATAGTAAAGCAGAGATATGACTTTATGATCTTTG cctatcGGGAACCTGACTATTCATATCAGATGGCTGTACGTTTTACCACAAAATCTTGTGTAGGAAAATATAATGATCTGCTTTTTCGAGTCCTGAAGAAAATCTTGGATAATTTAATCTTTGATTTGTCATGCCATATCATAGAACCATCATATAAATGCCATTTTGTTAAAGTTCCAAAACATGGCCTCATTCATGAGCTATTTATAGCCTTTCAag TTAATCCTTTTGCACCAGGGTGGAAAGGTACATGCAATGAGTCTACTGACTGTGAAGATACCACTAATCATAATATCCTCCAG GCAAGAAATCGAATAGAAGAATTTTTCCGGAGCCAAGCATATATTTTCAACCATGATCTAAATAAAACTCTACCAGCCATGCATTTTGTGGATCACAGTTTTCAAATAGTACGTATGGATAGCTGTCGTCCAGGCTTTGGAAAAAATGAAGGTCTACACAGCAATTGCGCTACCTGTTGtg TGGTTTGTAGTCCTGGGACTTTTAGTCCTGATGTTGATGTTACATGTCAGACCTGCATTTCCGTCCAAATCTACGGAGCTAAATCATGCCAGTAA